A genomic segment from Aegilops tauschii subsp. strangulata cultivar AL8/78 chromosome 1, Aet v6.0, whole genome shotgun sequence encodes:
- the LOC120966061 gene encoding subtilisin-like protease SBT3.9: MDVKGAIVVCSSDRAEDFALTAQNVEQAGGSGLIFAQYTTDTISSTVDYCSGIACVIVDAYISRRICQYTRDSSSPQAKIEPSSTVTGKKVLAPKVASFSSRGPLTDYPDFIKPDIAAPGANILAAVGDSYATMSGTSMATPHVAGIVALLKALHSDWSPAAIKSAIITTAHITDERGMPISAEGLPRKVADPFDYGGGNINPGGAAHPGLIYDIEPQDYNKFFRCAIIKKGPSTLAICNNTAMLPAYNLNMSSISVPDLRGPITVTRTVTNVGEVHSMYHVVVQSPAGVKMEVCPPVLVFDDANKVRKYDVKLSPMWNLQGDYTFGSVTWQNDRQAVRIPVAARITIQDFYAGVA; encoded by the exons ATGGACGTGAAAGGGGCTATCGTCGTGTGCTCAAGCGATCGGGCGGAGGATTTCGCCCTTACGGCGCAGAACGTGGAGCAAGCCGGGGGATCCGGGCTCATCTTCGCGCAGTACACAACAGACACGATCAGTTCGACGGTGGATTACTGCTCGGGCATCGCCTGCGTTATCGTTGACGCCTACATATCCAGGAGGATATGCCAGTACACCCGCGACTCAAG CTCTCCACAGGCAAAGATTGAACCATCAAGCACCGTCACTGGCAAGAAGGTGTTGGCCCCTAAAGTGGCGTCATTCTCCTCCAGAGGCCCGTTGACTGATTACCCGGACTTCATCAAGCCTGACATAGCTGCGCCCGGAGCCAACATCTTAGCAGCAGTGGGAGATTCCTATGCAACTATGTCAGGGACGTCCATGGCAACCCCACACGTAGCAGGAATCGTCGCGCTGCTCAAAGCTCTCCATTCAGATTGGTCTCCTGCTGCAATAAAATCAGCCATCATCACCACCG CCCATATAACCGATGAACGTGGCATGCCCATATCGGCGGAAGGACTGCCGCGGAAGGTCGCCGACCCGTTCGACTATGGAGGTGGGAACATCAACCCTGGCGGGGCAGCTCATCCAGGCCTAATTTACGACATCGAGCCACAAGATTATAACAAATTCTTCCGATGCGCCATCATCAAGAAGGGGCCATCGACGCTTGCGATATGCAACAACACTGCTATGCTACCAGCATATAACCTCAACATGTCGTCCATCTCGGTTCCTGATTTGAGGGGTCCGATCACCGTCACGAGGACGGTGACCAATGTCGGCGAGGTCCATTCTATGTATCATGTTGTAGTCCAGAGCCCTGCCGGTGTCAAGATGGAGGTTTGCCCGCCTGTTCTTGTGTTCGATGATGCGAACAAAGTCCGGAAATATGACGTGAAGTTGTCACCTATGTGGAACTTGCAAGGGGACTACACGTTTGGCAGTGTTACTTGGCAGAACGACCGACAAGCAGTGAGGATTCCAGTTGCAGCTCGGATTACAATTCAGGATTTCTACGCGGGTGTTGCATGA
- the LOC109761984 gene encoding phytepsin, which produces MGTRRGVAVLLLAAVLLQTLLPASEAEGLVRIALKKRPVDRNSRVATSLSDREDLLGGGGANTLRSEEEGDIVSLKNYMNAQYFGEIGVGTPPQKFTVIFDTGSSNLWVPSAKCYFSIACYLHARYKAGASSTYKKNGKPAAIQYGTGSIAGYFSEDSVTVGDLVVKDQEFIEATKEPGVTFLVAKFDGILGLGFKEISVGKAVPVWYNMVEQGLISDPVFSFWLNRHADDEGEGGEIIFGGMDPKHYVGEHTYVPVTQKGYWQFDMGDVLVGGKSTGFCAGGCAAIADSGTSLLAGPTAIITEINEKIGAAGVVSQECKTIVSQYGQQILDLLLAETQPKKVCSQVGLCTFDGTRGVSAGIRSVVDDEPVKSNGLRTDPMCSACEMAVVWMQNQLAQNKTQDLILDYVNQLCNRLPSPMGESAVDCASLGSMPDIEFTIGGKKFALKPEEYILKVGEGAAAQCISGFTAMDIPPPRGPLWILGDVFMGPYHTVFDYGKLRVGFAKAA; this is translated from the exons ATGGGAACCCGCAGAGGCGTCGCCGTGCTGCTCCTCGCGGCGGTGCTGCTGCAGACCCTCCTCCCGGCGTCGGAGGCGGAGGGCCTGGTGCGGATCGCGCTGAAGAAGCGCCCCGTCGACCGGAACAGCCGCGTCGCCACGAGCCTCTCCGACCGCGAGGAcctcctcggcggcggcggcgccaacACCCTCCGCTCCGAGGAGGAGGGCGACATCGTGTCCCTCAAGAACTACATGAACGCGCAGTACTTCGGGGAGATCGGCGTCGGCACGCCGCCGCAGAAGTTCACCGTCATCTTCGACACCGGCAGCTCCAACCTCTGGGTGCCCTCCGCCAAGTGCTACTTCTCG ATTGCGTGCTACCTCCACGCACGCTACAAGGCCGGGGCGTCCAGCACCTACAAGAAGAATG GAAAGCCTGCTGCCATTCAGTACGGCACTGGTTCAATTGCTGGATATTTCAGTGAGGATAGTGTTACAGTGGGTGATCTAGTTGTGAAAGATCAG GAGTTCATTGAAGCTACAAAGGAGCCAGGTGTTACTTTCTTGGTTGCAAAGTTCGATGGTATTCTTGGGCTTGGGTTTAAGGAAATATCTGTTGGCAAAGCAGTACCTGTGTG GTATAATATGGTAGAGCAAGGTCTGATCAGTGATCCTGTTTTCTCATTCTGGTTGAACCGACATGCTGATGATGAAGGAGAGGGTGGTGAAATTATTTTTGGAGGAATGGATCCTAAACACTACGTGGGTGAACACACATATGTCCCAGTCACCCAGAAGGGATATTGGCAG TTTGACATGGGTGATGTCCTGGTTGGAGGGAAGTCCACAG GATTCTGCGCTGGCGGTTGTGCTGCAATTGCTGATTCTGGAACTTCACTGCTTGCTGGCCCCACG GCCATCATTACTGAAATTAACGAGAAGATTGGTGCTGCTGGGGTAGTCAGCCAAGAGTGCAAAACAATTGTTTCTCAGTATGGACAACAGATCCTCGACCTGTTGCTAGCAGAG ACACAGCCCAAAAAGGTCTGCTCCCAGGTTGGTCTGTGCACCTTTGATGGGACTCGTGGTGTTAG TGCTGGAATTCGGAGCGTGGTCGATGATGAGCCTGTGAAATCGAATGGCCTCCGTACCGATCCCATGTGCAGTGCCTGTGAGATGGCTGTTGTGTGGATGCAGAACCAACTTGCACAGAACAAGACCCAGGATCTCATACTAGATTACGTTAACCAG CTGTGCAACCGTCTCCCAAGTCCCATGGGAGAGTCAGCCGTGGACTGTGCCAGCCTTGGATCCATGCCTGACATTGAGTTCACCATTGGTGGCAAGAAGTTTGCGCTGAAACCAGAAGAG TATATCCTGAAGGTCGGTGAAGGAGCCGCTGCCCAGTGCATCAGTGGATTCACAGCCATGGACATCCCCCCTCCCCGTGGTCCTCTCTG GATCCTGGGAGACGTCTTCATGGGCCCCTACCACACCGTCTTCGACTACGGCAAGCTGCGGGTCGGCTTCGCCAAGGCGGCCTGA